The nucleotide window ATGCTGCTGAGCGTGTGCTCCTTGTCGCCTGGGTTGATGCGCTCGGGCGAGTAGCCAACTTTGAAGTCGTCCGGGAATTTCAGGCCCGAAAGCTCCTCCATCACCGGAATGCAGTCTTCCTCGGTGCAGCCCGGGTACACAGTGCTTTCGAACACCACGTAATCGCCTTTTTTCAGCACTTTGCCCACGGAGCCCGAAGCACCCAGCAGCGGCTTCAGATCGGGCTGGGCATGCTCATCAATAGGCGTAGGCACGGCTACGATGAAGAACTGCGCTTCGCGAAGCACGTCCAGGGAGTCCGTAAACTCAATTGAGCATCCCTCAAAATCCTTGGCTTCCAGCTCGCCGCTTGGGTCGATGTTGTTACGCATCATTTCCACGCGCTTGGCATTTATATCAAAGCCAATCACGTTTAGTTTGCGGGCGAATTCGAGGGCAATGGGCAGGCCCACGTAGCCAAGGCCGATAACGGCTATTTTGGCCTGTTTCTGAAGAAGTTGCTCGTACACGGGTAACTGGTTAAAAGCTGGAGTTTATTGAATTTCAGGAAGCAAAGCCCCTACGGTCAGGGGCTGATACGGCAAACCCGGCCGTCGGTTAACTGGTACTGCTCGTGCGTTTCGGGGCAGGCGGCGCGGCCTGCTTCATCGAAGGCCAGCCGGTGGCCGTGGGGGCTTAGCCAGCCGCGCGGACGGGCCGGGTTGCCATACACCAGCGTGTACGGCCCCACATCCTTCGTGACCACCGAGCCGGCCCCTACAAAGGCATATTCCCCAAGGCTCACCCCGCACACAATGGTGCTGTTGGCCCCGATGCTGACGCCCTGAGCCAGACGGGTAGGCAGGTAGTGGTCGGCACCCCGGCGGGGCACGGCGGCCCGGGGGTTCAGGACATTGGTAAACACCACCGAGGGCCCCAGGAACACGTCGTCCTGGCACTCCACGCCGGCGTACAAACTCACGTTGTTCTGTACCTTCACGTTGCGGCCCAGCTTCACGCCTTCGGCCACAAACACGTTCTGGCCCAGGCTGCAGCCTTCGCCCAGCTCGGCCCCGGTGCTTACGTGCGTGAAATGCCAGATGCGGCACCCGGCCCCAATCCGGCAGCCCTCGTCGAGGACGGCGGTGGGGTGCGCGTAATAACCGGAAGCGTCAGCCATGCAAAGTAAAACCCGTGAGCAGGAATTGAGCCGGCAAAGGTAGGAGTTTTGCCGCTTTAAGCAGCTCGTCAGGTGGGCGTTTCCGCATTACCGGTTACTAACGCCCCGCGCGGACCATTTACAGCCGGCAAAACCGCCCTTAACTAAGGTTACCGGCCCGGCCACGCAGCCCGCACCATTCGGGCTTTGCCGAAGATATCCAGCTGAGCGGCGGCCCCGGTGTAGCCTAGCTGGTGCAGCAACTGCAGAGTTTCCTGAGCAAACTGCTCGTTGATTTCAAAGTACAGATTACCGCCGGCCGCCAGCAGCGTTTGCCCAAGCTGGGCAATGCGGCGGTAGAACAGCAGCGGATCGTGGTTGGGCACAAACA belongs to Hymenobacter sp. J193 and includes:
- a CDS encoding acyltransferase, producing the protein MADASGYYAHPTAVLDEGCRIGAGCRIWHFTHVSTGAELGEGCSLGQNVFVAEGVKLGRNVKVQNNVSLYAGVECQDDVFLGPSVVFTNVLNPRAAVPRRGADHYLPTRLAQGVSIGANSTIVCGVSLGEYAFVGAGSVVTKDVGPYTLVYGNPARPRGWLSPHGHRLAFDEAGRAACPETHEQYQLTDGRVCRISP